GGTTGAAAGAGCGCAACAGGCTTCAGCTTCATGCGCGGATTCTCCGCAGAGGGCCAGCTGGTGTAATCTCGATACAGCTTCCCATCCAGCAGGTAAGGGTAAACAACTTCGAGCGTGTCGCGCAGGCCATAGACATCAACCGTCGAAGAGGGCAGACTGTTGGCCCCCAGCATAATCAGGTCCTTGCAGTGATCAAAGTGATGGTGCGTGAGCAATACGGCCTTTATCTGCTGCTGCCTTTCCAGCGGCAGCGAAGCAGTCAGGCCGCCCGCATCCAGCGCGACGATACCGTCCACCAGCACACATGGCAGCCGGGCCTTATCGGTCTCAGTATTGTGGGCGCCCAGCATCTCGATTCTCATACTCCACCCTCGTCCCGTCATCCTGCTATGGCATAGTAAATAACCATATAGTGCAGCACCGCGCCCGCGATGACCAGCAGGTGGAATATCTCGTGGAACCCGAATACGCCGGGCAGCGGGTTGGGCTTCTTTATGGCGTAGAAAACCGCTCCAAGGGTGTAGGCAGCGCCGCCGGCCAACAGCAATATGAGCGATTGAAGCGGCATGGTCGACAGCAAAGGGCCCCATATAAGGGGTACTATTAGCATCCAGCCCATCACGACGTAGATCACCGTGGTGAGCCAGCGCGGGCCGTGGATATAAACCATCTTAAACACGAATCCGAGGATGACCAGCAGCCATTGCGCGCCGATGATGCCCCAGCGCCACCAGCCGTCCAGGTAGATATAGCTTATAGGCGTATACGTGCCCGCTATCATGAAGAAGATGGCTATGTGGTCCAGCCGCCGCCACGGATTTCTCTCGTCCTCGCCCGCCTTCTGCCCGTGGTAAACGGCGCTGCAGGTGAAGATGAAGACGGCGCACAGGCTGTAAATGCTGGAAAGAACGATTTTTGTCGCGGAGCCGGAGGAGTTGCAGAGCAGAACTATGTAGCCCGCCAGTGACGCCGCGGCGCCCAGCAGGTGGGAATAGAAATTCACCAGGTCGGACCTTTGAAATGCCATATTAATCCCTTTTATGGTCCGGTCCACGGCTGCAGCCTGGGTATCCAGCGGGGCACGTTCTTCTTATATATAAGGTATTCCCCGCCAAACCTCTTCTCCAGGCCCGGCTCCTCCGAACATATGAAATAAATATGGTTGACGATGAAAAACAGCAGGAACCAGATGAATATTCCTATCGAACCGAAGGCCACAGATTCACCCAGCAGCGTCATCAGCACGCCGCTGATCATGGGATTGCGCACGTGGCGATAGGGTCCGATGATCACCAGTTTTTTAGTGGGCGACCAGGGCGCCAGCGTGCCCTTTCCGATATTGACGAAAAGCCGTATGGTAATGGAAAGGTAATACAGCCCGGTACCCATCGATATTCCGCCCGCCAGCACGATCACCGCATCCCAGGGCAGACCCAATCCCCAGCCGATTTTAAAGCCGGTCGCCCACAGGATGGCGGCCGGTATGATAAACAACGCCGTCAAAGGTAAAATTAACGATTTTACCTGGTTGATCGTCGATTCCGTCACACTAAACCTCTCGCGTAATCGATTTTATCCAATAATAGCATTAAACCGGTATCTCCCGCATGATACAATGAATCTGTGAAGACCGGCATTATCCACTGCGGCGACTGCCTGGTGAAGCTGAGGGATATAACCTCGCACAGCATCGACCTGATCTATATCGACCCGCCCTTCAATTCCAACCGCAACTACAGGACCTCCCCCAAAACCACCGTCGACAGGCGCTTTGAAGACAGGTTCGATGGCGTAAACGCATACCTCGATTATATGAAACCACGAATTAAAGAGTTGCACCGCGTTTTAAAGCCGACGGGCAGTTTCTACTATCACTGCGACTGGCATGCGTCGCATTACGTCAAGGTGCTGCTGGACAGTCCCGATCTGTTCGGCTACAGCAATTTTCAGAACGAAATAGTATGGTGTTACAGGTCGGGAGGCGCCAGCCCGCGCAGGCGCTTCTCGCGTAAGCACGATATTATCCTCTTCTATTCGAAAACCGGCGATTACGTTTTCAACGGGCTGAAGGAGAAATCGTACAACCGCGGGCTCAAGCCATACAAATTCCAGGGCGTGGCTGAGTACCGGGATGAAGCCGGCTGGTATACGCAGGTCGGTATGAAAGATTACTGGGAGATAAACATGGTGGGCAGGACCAGCCGCGAGCGGCTGGACTATCCCACACAGAAGCCGCTGGCCCTGCTGGAAAGAATAGTCTCCGCCAGCAGCAATCAGGGGGATATCGTGCTGGATGCCTTTTGCGGCAGCGGCACAGCCCTGGCCGCCGCTCACAAGCTGGGCCGCCGATGGATCGGCATCGATGTCTCCCCGGCCGCCTGTGAGCTGGCCCGGGAGCGCCTGAAAAGTCGGGACTTATAGCTTCCGGATTTCCCTGATCACTGCATCGGGACGGTCGGTCATGATCACGTCAGGCCCGCAGCGCACAGCCCGTCTCATCGTATCCTCATCCCCGCCGTCCCAGACGAACACCAGATCTCCTCCGGCATGCGCTTTTTCAACCGTATCGCCCGTCATCATACCGGCAGCCAACTGAGTGAAACCGGCGGTCCCGGCTGAGGCAATCTTATGCCCGCTATCTGTGGGCTCGCTGATCACAGCGCGGGGCAACTCAGGCGCCAGCACTGCCAGTCTCTCGACCAGGGCGGCGTCAAAAGAGACCAGCACCGTCCACGCCTTATCGACATAGCCACGCAGTATGGTCAGGAATTTGTCCGGGGAGCGCACCTGTTTGAGCTCGATCAGCAGCACCAGGCCTTTGCCCAGTATATTCAGCGCTTCACTAAGCGTGGGTATGCGGAAGCCGCCCGCCACCCTGCACGCAGCCAGCTCGGCCAGCGAAAGGCTGCCGATACTGCGCCCGTCTATATCCGCATCATGATGGACGACGAATCCACCGTCCGCGGTCTCCTGCACGTCGAACTCAACCCCGTCCGCCCCGAGATCGAGGGCGGCTTTGAAAGCCTCAATGGTGTTCTCGGGGTAGTCCCTGTGGAAGCCGCGGTGGGCGATGACTACAGTCCTGTGCATGTTATCCGTCGAGCATGGCTACGGCATCCATCTCAACCAGGGCGTCCTTGCTCAGAAGGTCCTGGACCACTATGCCGGTGGAGGCGGGGAAGCTGGCGCCGAAGAACTCCCGCCGCACAGCCGCCGTCCCCTTGTACCCCTCTTTGGTTTTTATGTAGTCGCAGGTCCAGACCACGTCATCGAAGGTAGCGCCCGCCGCATCCAGTATGGTTTTCATCTTGAGGAAGATCGTCCTGTACTGCTGCACGATGTCTCCCCTGATTAACAGTTTGCCGGTCTGAAGGTCGATCTCCGTGGCATCGGTGCCAGAGATGTAGAGCATATTGCCCCTGCGCACGGCCGGCGCAAAGGTAAGGTGCTCGTAAATCTCCCAGCCTTTGGGAATAATAGCCTGCCTCTTACTCATATCTTCCTCCGACAACCAATCGGTTATGTTTATTTTTAACGTGCCGGCCCGGGTGAGTCGGTCAGCCGCTGGATGAGATCCGGCGTCTCCTTCTGTCCCATGCCGTAGCTTATCAGCTGCGCCAGCCGGTCGAGCATGGGCTTCGCCCCGTCCAGGTCGTCATTTTCCAGCAGGGGCAACGCTTTCTCCAGAAGCTGTGTCTCCTCGCTCAGCTGGCAGGCGAATCCGCCCAGGTTGCCGCAGCAGGGAGCAATGACCTCCGACCGCCAGAGGTGCGCCTGCTTGATATCCAGAAATTTGCGCAGTTCCTCGATACCCTCACGCCTGGTGGCAGTATTCCCGAGCTTGGCCCGGGCCTGGTTAAATGTATCGATATTTATCATCAGCATAGTTGCACCGCCTGCTGCTATTTTACCGCCTTTGCTCAATGCTTGAAATGCCTGACCCCTGTGAAAACCATAGCCATGCCGTGCTTGTCGGCCGCATCGATGGACTGCTGGTCCCTGATCGACCCGCCCACCTGTATTATGGCCGTCACCCCGCCCGCTGCGGCCAGCTCCACCGTATCAGGGAAGGGTATGAAGGCATCCGAGCCCAGCACAGCCCCCTTCGATTTCCCGCCTGCCCGCTCCAGGGCAATCTGGGCGCTGACCGACCGGTTGGGCTGGCCTGCTCCCATGCCCAGCAGAGTGCGGTCCCTGGCCAGAGTTATGCCGTTCGATTTAATATGCTTGACCACCTTCCAGGCAAAGAAGAGATCTTCCCATTCAGTTTCGCTCGGAGCACGTTTGGTTACGACCCTGGGCTTGAATTCTTCTTCCGTATAAAAATCCTTGAGCTGTGCGAGGAACCCTCCCGTGATAGGGCGAAACTCCACCGCCCTTCCGCCTGGAGCCGGCGGCTCAACCGGCATGGACAGCAGCCGCAAACTCTTCTTGCGTCCCAGCAATGCCAGCGCCTCGTCAGTATAGCCTCCCGTTATGATTGCATCGAAATGTGTCTTGTCCACCTCGGTGGCCAGGGCGATATCCATTACCCTGTTCACGGCCACGATGCCCCCAAAGGCCGCCACGGGGTCCCCGGCCAGCGCCCTGCCATAGGCTTCGACAAGGTCATTGTTGCTGCACAGGCCGCAGGGGTTGGTGTGCTTGATGACCGCCACGGCGGGCTCCATAAAATCGCTCACCACGTTCCATGCCGAGTCGATATCAAGGAAGTTGTTAAAGGAAAGCTCTGGCCCGGAGTGCCGTTTCACCTGGGTGATACCCCGGGGTTTATGCCCCGCCACCTTCTCGACGTACAGCGCCGCAGGCTGATGCGGATTTTCGCCGTAGCGAAGGTTATACATCTTGCTCAGGGCCAGCGTAAGGTCCCCGGGGAAGGCCTCTCCTTCCAGCAGGTACTGTGAGATAGCCGTGTCATAGAGCGCAACATGCTGAAACGCTTTCTGCGCCAGCTTGCGGCGGAAGGCTATGTCGACCTGTCCCGCCTTCAGTTTTTCTATCAGTTCATCATAGTCCGCCGGATCCACCACCACCAGAACGGCCGGGAAATTCTTGGCCGCAGCCCTGATCATGGTCGGGCCGCCGATATCGATATTCTCCAGCGCGTCTTCCAGCGTCACTTCCGCTTTGGAAACAGTCTCGACAAAGGGATACAGATTGACCACCACCAGGTCGATCAAGCCGATCTTATGATTGCCAAGCTCCTGCATATGCCGGTCCAGGTCGCGCCGCGCAAGTATCCCGCCGTGCACCGCTGGGTGCAGCGTTTTAACCCGACCGTCCAGTATCTCGGGAAATCTGGTTATGTCCGATATGCTGCATACTTTGAGGCCTGAATCAGTCAACGATTTCCTGGTGCCGCCGGTGCTGAATATCTCGACCTTGAGGCTCTCCAGCTTTTTGGCGAAATCGACCAGCCCTGACTTATTGGAAACGCTCAGGATTGCTCGCATGGCTACCCCCTTACCGTATTATCACTCTCTCGCTGCCATTGGCCTTGATAACCCTGCCGATTACGCTCGCGCCGGTCACGGTCTGCAATATCTTATCGGAACAGTCCTTGTCGCAGAGCACAACCATGCCCACGCCCATATTGAAGACGCGGAACATCTCTTCATCCTTGATATTGCCTCTCTTCTGGATGAGCTCATATATGGCCGGCGCCGTCCAGGATGACCTGTCCAGCTCCACCGAACAGCTTTGAGGCAGGATTCGCGGTATATTCCCCACAAGCCCTCCTCCGGTTATATGCGCGATGCCGTGGACCTCCCCCAGGTAGGGTTTGAGATCATTATAATAGCAGAGGTGAGGCGCCAGCAGCTCCTCTCCCAGGGTTCTGCCCAGCTCTGGATGTATCACCTTGAGAGCTAGCGAATCATGGTCGATGCCGAACACCTTGCGTACCAGCGAGTAACCGTTGGTATGCAGGCCGTTGGACGCAAGCCCGATCACAGTATCGCCTTCACTGATCTTCTCGCCGCTGATGACGCTGTCCCTCTCCACCACACCCACGATGAATCCCGCCAGGTCGTAGTCTGCCGATTTATACATGCCGGGCATCTCGGCTGTCTCGCCGCCTATCAGCGAGCAGCCGACCTCCCTGCAGGCCTGCGCCAGGCCGGACACTATGGCCGCCACCTTGTGCGGGTGCAGCTTGCCCAGGGCCACATAGTCCAGCATAAAGAGGGGGCCGGCGCCGCAGCAGAGTATGTCGTTAACGCAATGGTTGACCAGGTCCACGCCCACCGTATCATGTTTGTCCATGAGAACGGCTATCTTGAGCTTGGTGCCCACGCCGTCGGAGCTGGAGACAAGCACGGGGTCCCTGTATTTTTTCAGCTTGAAGAAAGCGCCGAAATGCCCGATATCGGTCAACACCTCGGGGCCGAACGTCGGCCGCACCAGTTCCTTGATCAGTTCCTTGGTCTTATCGGCAGCCGATATGTCCACGCCGGCCTGGGCGTAAGCGCCCTTAGGTTTCGATTTCACTGAGGCTCCTTGCCACGTCCAAAGGAAGAGTCTCCAGTTGTAACTTGTCCATCTCAAGCTGCACCGGCATTGGGTACTGGCCGGTAAAGCACGCTGTGCAGAATATCTCCTCGGGCATCCCTACTGCCTCGATCAGTCCGTCCATGCTGATATGGCCGAGCGTGTCTGCGCCGATGGCGTCTCTGACCTCGGGCACGGTTTTATGTGCGGCTATCAACTCCCAGCGCGTGGCCATATCGACGCCGAAAAAGCAGGGGTAGCGTATGGGTGGCGCACAGATCCTCATATGCACCTCCCTGGCCCCGGCTTTCTTGAGCATGTTGATAACACGAGGCGTGGTGGTGCCGCGCACGATGCTGTCATCCACCACGACCAGCCGCTTGCCGGATATCTCCTGGGTCAGCGGGTTGAACTTAAGCCTGACCCCCAGCTCGCGCAGGCGCTGGTCCGGCGCGATGAAGGTACGGGCTACGTAGCGGTTCTTGAGCAGGCCTTCATGGTAGGGGATGCCCGAAGCCCTGGCGTAACCTATTCCGGCAGCCGTGGCTGAATCGGGTACACCCATCACCATATCGGCATCCACCGGGTACTCCCTGGACAGTATTGCGCCCATCTGCTCACGGGCGGAGTAGATCAGTTTGCCGTTGAGCAGGCTGTCGGGCCGGGCAAAGTAGATAAATTCGAATATACACAGGGCTTTACGTTCGCTTTCAATACGTGTACTGCGCACGCCGTTACCGTCGATTGTAACGATCTCGCCGGGCTCTATCTCCCTGACGAACTGGGCGCCGATATTGTCGAAAGCGCACGTCTCGGATGCCAGCACCCACCCGCCGTCGATGGTCCCCAGCGACAGCGGCCTTACGCCCATAGGATCGCGCACACCGTAGAGCCTTTCACCTGCGAGGATAACCAGGGAGTAGGCTCCCTGCAGGCGCCGCATGGCATACTTGATTTTTGCCTCGATCTCTTTCTCGGGAGAGTTGAGCATCAGGTAGCCGATCACCTCCGAGTCGGTGGACGAGTTGAATTTGAAGCCCTGCTCCTCCAGGCCGGCCCGCAGGGCTGCGCTGTTGGTTATATTGCCGTTATGTCCCAGGGCTACCTGCAGGTCTGTGGTTCCGGCCAGGATAGGCTGTGCATTGCAGGCAACGCTGGAGCCTGTGGTGGAGTAGCGGTTATGGCCGATGGCGATATTGCCCTTGAGGCGCAGCAACTCTTCCTCGTTGAATGCGTGTGAAACAAGCCCCATATCCGTATGGATATAGATCTTTCCGCCCTCGACCGTAGCTATGCCCGCGCTTTCCTGCCCGCGATGCTGAAGGGCAAACAGCGCAAAGAAAGAGATACGGGCTACATCTACTCCGGGGGCGTAAATACCGAAAATGCCGCAGCTTTCGTGCAAATCATGCATCGGCTTGCACGTGAATTATACGGTTTTACCGCAGCACGGTCAATGCGCCGCACGGATTGACACAGCTAAGAAGAGGGCGGACAGCCCCAGTACTCGGAACGCGAGTTGTTGGTCTCGTCCGATTCGCTGATCGTCCCGCCCGTATCGGCTGTCACCTTCATAGTGTCATGGGACCCTAATACGCATATATGGTGATAAGCCGGGAAAGTGAACGTGGCCTGGCCTCCGGCTACTATGCCGCCGGAGATGGTGACGGTATCTTTGTATACCCCGTTTCTGTATAGCTTTACGTCAAATCCCCCCGAATTCAGGGCACCTTCGTTCTTGACCGTGAATTTGACCTTGCCCGCATCGTAGGATATATTCGTTATCTTCAGGTCGGGCTTCATTACCATCAGCGGCGGCACCACAGGGCCCAATACCAGGCAGCTGAACGTTGTGGTCATGCTGTTGTTGGCCTCGTTGGATTCGCTGGCAAGGCCGGTTGAATCGGCGGTAACCACTATGCTGTCCGATACTCCGCTGCATGTATATGAATAGCTGCTGAAATATTGTGTGCTGGCAGCGCCGGCAGCCAGCGACGGGACGGAATCGGTGGATTTTACAGCGCCGTCGATCGTCAGTTTGGTAACGGTGGCGGGCGCTGAGGCTGTGCCCTGGTTCTTGATACGATAATAAATATGGTCACTCGATTTCCAGATATCTTCGATTATCAGGTCAGGTTTGGGCGTTGCCGCGGCGGCAACGGTCACTTTAGCCGTGGCCTGGCTGTAATAGGCCGTATTGGCGGCAGTCAGTGTATATGTCGTATCGGTAGCGGGCGAAACGACACGCGTGCCGGTCAGCCCCACACTGCCCACGCCATTATCTATTGTGACTGCGATGGCATTGGTCACACTCCAGCTCAGGGTTGAGCCGGCGCCGGCCGTGATTCCCGCCGGATCTGCGTTGAAAGCATTGATCACAGGCGGTGTTGTAGCGGTGCCTCCATCTTCGGGCGGAGGGGCACCGTCGCCCGTGGACTCGGTTGTAACATTAACCGTCCCCTGTGTCTCCAGTGACCAGTTGCCCGCGTCATTCTGCACCGAGAAAAGAATTATATGATTGCCCGGTGAAAGGGTGCTGGTAGTAAAAGTCGGCCGCGAGCTCAGATCGCCGTCGATGCTGGAGCGCCAGCGGTAAGCCGTAATACTGCCGGATGGCGCGGTGCCATGTCCGGTAAAGCTGACCTCCTGCCCCCAGGCAAGGCTGCTGGGCGAGATGAGGTCTATGTAAGCCGATGGGTTGCTCCTGTCAGTGGTGGCGCCTCCGGACGTATCACCTCCGGGCTGGACGATTGTGATACAGGCTGAACTGAGAGCGATGATACACACCAGTGCAAGGCATACAAGTTTCGGCATCTTCCTGCCTCCTTCGAATTTAGTGTTCCCCGTCCCAATATTGTATTAACAATATATTAATAATTTACCACAATATGCTGCAAGCTCATAATCACTAATTCAAATACAGCGGCGCTTTGTGCGCGCTACAGGCCGGCCAGTTTCTGCAGCCAGGACATGACAGCCTCGACAGCCCTCTCGTCCTGGCGCAGCCTGTGGCCCGCGCCGGGCAGAACGAGTTTTTCTTTGGGCCGTCCGGCTTTCTTATACAGGTGCTCAAGGTGTTCAACAGGCACAACGTCGTCATCTGCGCCGTGCACCAGCAGCAGCGGTTTTGGTGCTACCTTATCGATGTGGTCTATGGGCGCAACCGCTTTAAACCCATCCAGCCATTTCTTGACCGAGGGAGGATAACCGGCGTCTCTGATTATCCCTATCTCCCTGAACCGGACTATTAAAGATTCCGCCGTGTAGCCGCCGGCCATGAAGTCGAACTCGGCCGGACAGGCCAGCGTGGCCACCGCGCTCACGTGTTTCTCACGGGCGGCTACGTTGATGCAGGCGGCTGCGCCTCCCGAAGAGCCCACTAAATATATCTTCTTCCTGTCCACTTCCAGCAGCATATAGAGAAACTCAACTGCAGCCTCCAGGTCACAGGTCCATCCCGGCATATCGATATTGCCCTGGCTGGGACCGCAGCCCCTGAAGTTAAAGACCAGCGCGATGAATCCCGCCCGGCAGAACCTGGCGGCCAGCTCGGGATAACCGCCTTTCTCATCGGGGTTGTAGGAGACAGCAGGGATGCCGTGGCATATACACACGGCGGGATGGAGCTTGCTGCAATCGTCCGGCAGGAAAACATGCCCGGCCAGCACGACATCGTCAGCGCACAGGACTACGGCTGAATCTCGCATTATTTGATCACCCCCAGCATTAACATCAGGAGCAGGCCCCATGAAATCACCACCAGCACGAACCAGGCAGCCTTGTTCCAGCGTAAAATCTTCACACCGTCCAGCGGTGGGAAGGGCACGAGGTTGAAAGCCGCCAGCCACAGATTGATTTGGAAACCGAAGGCGCCGACCAGGCCCCAGATGCCGGAATTTCCCGTCCCTGCGGCCAGCAGGAAGAAAAGCCCGGCCAGTATGATATTGGCGGTGGGGCCGGCGGCGGATATCATCCCCTCCTCCCAGGGGTCCGGCTGCTTATATGTCGAAGTATAGACGGCCCCCGGCGCGAAAAAGAGAAAGCGCCCGAAGCTGATGATGGCGGAGGCGACCGCAATGATCAGCCCCAGCTTCCACATGCGGAACTCGGCACGGTATCCGAAGCGCTGGGCCACTCCCTTGTGGGCCAGCTCGTGAAAGAGGAAGCCGGTCCCGATGCCGACCAGGGCTACGCCCAGGAAGACGGCAAACTGCGCCATCGACTGCGAATACGGCGTCCCTTGCTGAGGGATCAGGTATTGCAGGGAGAAGCACAACCCCAGCGCCAGCCAGCAGATGGCCAGGTCGCGCAGCTCGATTTTACTGAAGCTCACGGTTTGAACGGCCTCATATGCATTAGAAACTCTACATTTCCGTCGGCGCCGGATACAGGTGACGCCGTCAGATTAAGCAACGACCAGCTATTCAGGTTCATCCAGGTTATGAATTTGCCGATGCAGCGCGCGTGAACCTCCGGGTCTTTGATCACACCGCCCTTGCCCACGTCCTTTCTATCGGCCTCGAACTGCGGCTTGAAGAGGACGACCAGCTCGCCGCCCTCTATAAGATGCGGCAGTATGTTGGGTATGACCGCCGTCAGCGATATGAACGATACGTCCACGGTGGCCAGGCCGGCTTTGCCCGGCAGATCGAAGGGATAGTGGGCGTTGACCTTCTCGATGACCACAACACGATCATCCTGCCGCAGCCTGTAATCTATCTGGCCATGGCCGACATCCAGGGCGTATACCCTCTTCGCCCCATGCTGTAGCAGGCAATCGGTGAAGCCTCCGGTCGATGCCCCCACGTCCAGGCAGCGCAGGCCCGATACGTCGATGCCGAATACCTTCAGCGCATGGTCGAGCTTGAGGCCGCCCCGGCTCACATAGGGCAGCTTCTGCTTGAGGCTGATTTCGGCGTCTTCAGGGACAAGGCAGCCTGCCTTGGACAGCAGACCGCCGTTAACGGTAACCTCGCCGGCCATAATCATAGCCTGGGCCTTGCTCCTGTTCTCCGCCAGGCCGCGTGCAACCAGAAGGCTGTCGAGGCGCAGTTTAGTCATTATAGTATCAGCGGCAGTAATTACTGCCGCTGATACTATAGCAAAAATCGTCCGTATTATTTCGCCGGAGGCGGCGGCGGGGGCAACATACCCCTGGTCAGGCTCTTGGGCATCAGGTCGGACAGCTCTTTGACCGTCCAGACTCCATCCTTAAAAATGCTCGTCACGACCGTAGGCTCTGAGTAGATCCCGATTTCGCCGCCACTCACAAAGAAGGTCTTACCGTTGATCCCGCCTGCGGCGTCCGTGGCCAGATAAACGACCAGCGGTGCAATATGGTCGGGCGCCAGCTTCTTCAACTCGGCGTTCAGCTGATCTTCACTCATGTTTTTCATCAGGCTTCCAAAGTCCAGGCCCTGACCCGCGCTGGGGCTGTCGGCTTTTTTATCCCAGGCCGACTTCATGGCAGGGGTCAAAAGGCGGGTAACGGCCAGGGGCCGAATGCAGTTGGTGGTCACACCGTATTTGGCCATATCGAGGGCCACGGTGCGCGTGAAGCCGACAATGCCTTCCTTGGCCGCGCTGTAGTTGGCCTGTCCCAGATTGCCCAGGCCGGCCTGCGATGATGTGTTGATGATGCGCCCGCTACGCTGCTGCCGGAAGAAGGCGCAGGCATGCCGCGTGCAGAAAAAGTGCCCGTACATATGCACCTTCTGTATGATGTCCCACTCATCCTCGGTCATATTGAAGACCATACGGTCGCGCAGTATGCCCGCGTTGTTGACCAGAATGTCTATTTTGCCGAAGGCGTCCACGGCGGCCTTGATGATGTTCTCGCCGCCCTTCCACGTGGCCACCGAATCGTAGTTGGCCACGGCCTGACCGCCCATCTTCTTGATCTCGGCTACGAC
The DNA window shown above is from Dehalococcoidia bacterium and carries:
- a CDS encoding RidA family protein → MSKRQAIIPKGWEIYEHLTFAPAVRRGNMLYISGTDATEIDLQTGKLLIRGDIVQQYRTIFLKMKTILDAAGATFDDVVWTCDYIKTKEGYKGTAAVRREFFGASFPASTGIVVQDLLSKDALVEMDAVAMLDG
- a CDS encoding glycerophosphodiester phosphodiesterase; amino-acid sequence: MHRTVVIAHRGFHRDYPENTIEAFKAALDLGADGVEFDVQETADGGFVVHHDADIDGRSIGSLSLAELAACRVAGGFRIPTLSEALNILGKGLVLLIELKQVRSPDKFLTILRGYVDKAWTVLVSFDAALVERLAVLAPELPRAVISEPTDSGHKIASAGTAGFTQLAAGMMTGDTVEKAHAGGDLVFVWDGGDEDTMRRAVRCGPDVIMTDRPDAVIREIRKL
- the purM gene encoding phosphoribosylformylglycinamidine cyclo-ligase produces the protein MKSKPKGAYAQAGVDISAADKTKELIKELVRPTFGPEVLTDIGHFGAFFKLKKYRDPVLVSSSDGVGTKLKIAVLMDKHDTVGVDLVNHCVNDILCCGAGPLFMLDYVALGKLHPHKVAAIVSGLAQACREVGCSLIGGETAEMPGMYKSADYDLAGFIVGVVERDSVISGEKISEGDTVIGLASNGLHTNGYSLVRKVFGIDHDSLALKVIHPELGRTLGEELLAPHLCYYNDLKPYLGEVHGIAHITGGGLVGNIPRILPQSCSVELDRSSWTAPAIYELIQKRGNIKDEEMFRVFNMGVGMVVLCDKDCSDKILQTVTGASVIGRVIKANGSERVIIR
- the purH gene encoding bifunctional phosphoribosylaminoimidazolecarboxamide formyltransferase/IMP cyclohydrolase codes for the protein MRAILSVSNKSGLVDFAKKLESLKVEIFSTGGTRKSLTDSGLKVCSISDITRFPEILDGRVKTLHPAVHGGILARRDLDRHMQELGNHKIGLIDLVVVNLYPFVETVSKAEVTLEDALENIDIGGPTMIRAAAKNFPAVLVVVDPADYDELIEKLKAGQVDIAFRRKLAQKAFQHVALYDTAISQYLLEGEAFPGDLTLALSKMYNLRYGENPHQPAALYVEKVAGHKPRGITQVKRHSGPELSFNNFLDIDSAWNVVSDFMEPAVAVIKHTNPCGLCSNNDLVEAYGRALAGDPVAAFGGIVAVNRVMDIALATEVDKTHFDAIITGGYTDEALALLGRKKSLRLLSMPVEPPAPGGRAVEFRPITGGFLAQLKDFYTEEEFKPRVVTKRAPSETEWEDLFFAWKVVKHIKSNGITLARDRTLLGMGAGQPNRSVSAQIALERAGGKSKGAVLGSDAFIPFPDTVELAAAGGVTAIIQVGGSIRDQQSIDAADKHGMAMVFTGVRHFKH
- a CDS encoding isoprenylcysteine carboxylmethyltransferase family protein; translation: MTESTINQVKSLILPLTALFIIPAAILWATGFKIGWGLGLPWDAVIVLAGGISMGTGLYYLSITIRLFVNIGKGTLAPWSPTKKLVIIGPYRHVRNPMISGVLMTLLGESVAFGSIGIFIWFLLFFIVNHIYFICSEEPGLEKRFGGEYLIYKKNVPRWIPRLQPWTGP
- the purF gene encoding amidophosphoribosyltransferase, coding for MHESCGIFGIYAPGVDVARISFFALFALQHRGQESAGIATVEGGKIYIHTDMGLVSHAFNEEELLRLKGNIAIGHNRYSTTGSSVACNAQPILAGTTDLQVALGHNGNITNSAALRAGLEEQGFKFNSSTDSEVIGYLMLNSPEKEIEAKIKYAMRRLQGAYSLVILAGERLYGVRDPMGVRPLSLGTIDGGWVLASETCAFDNIGAQFVREIEPGEIVTIDGNGVRSTRIESERKALCIFEFIYFARPDSLLNGKLIYSAREQMGAILSREYPVDADMVMGVPDSATAAGIGYARASGIPYHEGLLKNRYVARTFIAPDQRLRELGVRLKFNPLTQEISGKRLVVVDDSIVRGTTTPRVINMLKKAGAREVHMRICAPPIRYPCFFGVDMATRWELIAAHKTVPEVRDAIGADTLGHISMDGLIEAVGMPEEIFCTACFTGQYPMPVQLEMDKLQLETLPLDVARSLSEIET
- a CDS encoding site-specific DNA-methyltransferase; translation: MKTGIIHCGDCLVKLRDITSHSIDLIYIDPPFNSNRNYRTSPKTTVDRRFEDRFDGVNAYLDYMKPRIKELHRVLKPTGSFYYHCDWHASHYVKVLLDSPDLFGYSNFQNEIVWCYRSGGASPRRRFSRKHDIILFYSKTGDYVFNGLKEKSYNRGLKPYKFQGVAEYRDEAGWYTQVGMKDYWEINMVGRTSRERLDYPTQKPLALLERIVSASSNQGDIVLDAFCGSGTALAAAHKLGRRWIGIDVSPAACELARERLKSRDL
- a CDS encoding CARDB domain-containing protein, whose product is MPKLVCLALVCIIALSSACITIVQPGGDTSGGATTDRSNPSAYIDLISPSSLAWGQEVSFTGHGTAPSGSITAYRWRSSIDGDLSSRPTFTTSTLSPGNHIILFSVQNDAGNWSLETQGTVNVTTESTGDGAPPPEDGGTATTPPVINAFNADPAGITAGAGSTLSWSVTNAIAVTIDNGVGSVGLTGTRVVSPATDTTYTLTAANTAYYSQATAKVTVAAAATPKPDLIIEDIWKSSDHIYYRIKNQGTASAPATVTKLTIDGAVKSTDSVPSLAAGAASTQYFSSYSYTCSGVSDSIVVTADSTGLASESNEANNSMTTTFSCLVLGPVVPPLMVMKPDLKITNISYDAGKVKFTVKNEGALNSGGFDVKLYRNGVYKDTVTISGGIVAGGQATFTFPAYHHICVLGSHDTMKVTADTGGTISESDETNNSRSEYWGCPPSS
- a CDS encoding hemolysin III family protein; this translates as MAFQRSDLVNFYSHLLGAAASLAGYIVLLCNSSGSATKIVLSSIYSLCAVFIFTCSAVYHGQKAGEDERNPWRRLDHIAIFFMIAGTYTPISYIYLDGWWRWGIIGAQWLLVILGFVFKMVYIHGPRWLTTVIYVVMGWMLIVPLIWGPLLSTMPLQSLILLLAGGAAYTLGAVFYAIKKPNPLPGVFGFHEIFHLLVIAGAVLHYMVIYYAIAG